The Novosphingobium sp. THN1 genome includes a window with the following:
- a CDS encoding MFS transporter, which translates to MLRKLPLRWWIIALITLGTILNYLARSTLSVAAPTLKTEFAMTTEQYSWVVLAFQASYTVMQTVAGAVLDALGTRLGFLLFAVGWALSNMAHAFATGWMSLAFFRSLLGASEAAAIPAGTKTVAQWFPAKEKPLATSLFQMGTSVGNMIAPPLVAFCILAWNWQAAFLVTGALSLVWAGMWWVAYRDPAEHPRLPQAERDAIVAMNQPDATKPATKGQVLRSRSFWAIAVPRFLAEPAWQTFNFFIPLYLVAVWKLDLKSIALWAWLPFLAADFGSLAAGLLPPWLMKRGSSMLSSRKITMTMGALCMVGPACIGLAASPEMAIALFCIGGFAHQLLNGALITLCADVFDSRTVGTASGMAGTSAWIGGMLFTLLIGQSADVFGYNPLFVALAGLDLLAAVVLWSLLRAKS; encoded by the coding sequence ATGCTCAGGAAACTTCCGCTGCGCTGGTGGATCATCGCGCTGATCACGCTCGGCACGATCCTCAACTACCTTGCGCGCTCGACGCTGTCGGTGGCGGCGCCCACGCTCAAGACCGAGTTTGCGATGACGACCGAGCAATACAGCTGGGTCGTGCTGGCGTTCCAGGCGAGCTACACGGTGATGCAGACGGTGGCGGGCGCGGTGCTCGATGCGCTGGGCACGCGGCTGGGGTTCTTGCTCTTTGCCGTCGGCTGGGCGCTGAGCAACATGGCGCACGCTTTTGCCACGGGTTGGATGAGCCTTGCCTTCTTCCGCTCGCTGCTTGGCGCGAGCGAGGCAGCGGCGATTCCGGCGGGCACGAAGACGGTGGCGCAGTGGTTTCCGGCGAAGGAAAAGCCGCTGGCCACCAGCCTGTTCCAGATGGGCACGAGCGTTGGCAACATGATCGCGCCGCCGCTGGTGGCGTTCTGCATCCTGGCGTGGAACTGGCAGGCGGCGTTTCTGGTCACGGGCGCGCTCAGCCTCGTCTGGGCGGGGATGTGGTGGGTCGCCTATCGCGATCCGGCCGAGCACCCGCGTCTTCCGCAGGCAGAGCGTGACGCGATCGTGGCGATGAACCAGCCCGATGCGACCAAGCCTGCGACCAAGGGGCAGGTGCTGCGCAGCCGTTCGTTCTGGGCGATTGCGGTGCCGCGATTCCTTGCAGAACCTGCCTGGCAGACGTTCAACTTCTTCATCCCGCTTTATCTCGTCGCAGTGTGGAAGCTGGACCTCAAGTCTATCGCGCTGTGGGCGTGGTTGCCGTTTCTGGCGGCAGACTTCGGCAGTCTGGCCGCAGGGTTGCTGCCGCCTTGGCTGATGAAGCGCGGTTCCTCGATGCTGTCATCGCGCAAGATCACGATGACGATGGGCGCGCTGTGCATGGTCGGGCCTGCCTGCATCGGCCTTGCCGCCTCGCCCGAGATGGCGATTGCGCTGTTCTGCATCGGCGGCTTTGCCCACCAGTTGCTCAACGGCGCGCTGATTACCCTGTGCGCCGATGTGTTCGACAGCCGCACCGTGGGCACGGCAAGCGGCATGGCCGGGACCTCGGCGTGGATCGGCGGCATGCTGTTCACGCTGCTGATCGGCCAGAGCGCGGATGTGTTCGGCTACAATCCGCTGTTCGTCGCGCTGGCGGGGCTGGACCTGCTGGCGGCGGTGGTGCTGTGGAGCCTGCTGAGGGCGAAATCCTAG
- the manD gene encoding mannonate dehydratase, which produces MKITAARVIVTCPGRNFVTLKIETDQGVYGIGDGTLNGRELSVVAYLEEHVIPCLIGMDPRRIEDIWQYLYRGAYWRRGPVTMRAIAAVDMALWDIKGKMAGMPVYQLLGGRSRDGIMVYGHANGSDIAETVEAVGHYIDMGYKAIRAQTGVPGIKDAYGVGRGKLYYEPADAALPSVTGWDTRKALNYVPKMFEELRKTYGFDHHLLHDGHHRYTPQEAANLGKMLEPYQLFWLEDCTPAENQEAFKLVRQHTVTPLAVGEIFNTIWDAKDLIQNQLIDYIRATVVGAGGLTHLRRIADLASLYQIRTGCHGATDLSPVTMGCALHFDTWVPNFGIQEYMRHTPETDEVFPHDYHFDKGELFVGDTPGHGVDIDEKLAAKYPYKPAYLPVARLEDGTMWNW; this is translated from the coding sequence ATGAAAATCACTGCCGCCCGCGTCATCGTCACCTGCCCGGGTCGCAACTTCGTGACGCTGAAGATCGAGACCGACCAGGGCGTCTACGGCATCGGCGATGGTACCTTGAACGGGCGCGAGCTTTCGGTCGTCGCCTATCTGGAAGAGCACGTCATTCCCTGCCTGATCGGCATGGACCCGCGCCGCATCGAGGACATCTGGCAGTATCTCTATCGCGGGGCCTACTGGCGCCGGGGACCTGTGACGATGCGCGCGATCGCCGCGGTCGACATGGCGCTGTGGGACATCAAGGGCAAGATGGCCGGCATGCCGGTCTACCAGTTGCTCGGCGGGCGCAGCCGTGACGGAATCATGGTCTATGGCCATGCCAATGGCTCGGACATTGCCGAGACGGTCGAGGCGGTCGGCCACTACATCGACATGGGCTACAAGGCGATCCGCGCCCAGACCGGCGTGCCCGGCATCAAGGATGCCTATGGCGTGGGCCGCGGCAAGCTCTACTACGAACCGGCCGATGCCGCGCTGCCCTCGGTCACCGGCTGGGATACGCGCAAGGCGCTGAACTATGTGCCCAAGATGTTCGAGGAACTGCGCAAGACCTACGGCTTCGACCATCACCTGCTCCATGATGGCCACCACCGCTATACCCCGCAGGAAGCGGCCAACCTTGGCAAGATGCTCGAACCCTACCAGCTGTTCTGGCTGGAGGACTGCACCCCGGCCGAGAACCAGGAAGCCTTCAAGCTGGTGCGCCAGCACACCGTCACCCCGCTGGCCGTGGGCGAGATCTTCAACACCATCTGGGATGCCAAGGATCTCATCCAGAACCAGCTGATCGACTATATCCGCGCGACCGTGGTCGGTGCTGGCGGCCTTACCCACCTGCGCCGCATTGCCGATCTTGCCAGCCTCTACCAGATCCGCACCGGCTGCCACGGCGCCACCGACCTCTCGCCCGTCACCATGGGCTGCGCGCTGCACTTCGATACCTGGGTCCCCAACTTCGGCATCCAGGAATACATGCGCCACACCCCCGAAACCGACGAAGTCTTCCCCCACGACTACCACTTCGACAAGGGCGAACTCTTCGTCGGCGACACCCCCGGACACGGCGTCGACATCGACGAAAAACTCGCCGCCAAATACCCCTACAAACCAGCCTACCTCCCCGTCGCACGGCTCGAGGATGGCACCATGTGGAACTGGTGA
- the glpK gene encoding glycerol kinase GlpK: MGMGDLVLAIDQGTTSTRALIFDGGRQVVASAQREFAQHYPADGWVEHDPEEIWRDTLQTSREALAKAGVGPEGIAAIGITNQRETVVLWDRATGEALHNAIVWQDRRTADICAGLQAQGHQPFVHEKTGLLLDPYFSATKIAWLLDNIPGARERAERGELAAGTIDTFLLWRLTEGRSHKTDVTNASRTLLFDIVSQRWCPELLRLFRVPAALLPEVCASADDFGTTTLLGGNIPICGVAGDQQAALVGQSCLAQGQAKITYGTGGFMLLNTGTTVARSRSRLLSTIAYRIDGKTHYAVEGSLFVAGAAIKWLRDGLGIIVAAKQTQEMAARLPDNGGVYMVPAFVGLGAPHWCTEARGMLAGLTFDSSAAHIARAALESVAYQTADLVAAMADDGVEEGAGALSSLRVDGGMAANDWLCQFLADMLDITVERPANLETTALGAAMLAGHHCGGWPDALDGSAAVEGLTRFEPTMARDQRARLTSEWRAAIRRATLA; this comes from the coding sequence ATGGGAATGGGTGACCTCGTACTGGCGATCGACCAGGGCACGACTTCGACGCGCGCGCTGATTTTCGATGGCGGGCGGCAGGTGGTGGCAAGTGCCCAGCGCGAGTTTGCGCAGCACTATCCGGCCGATGGCTGGGTGGAGCATGATCCGGAGGAAATCTGGCGCGATACCCTGCAAACCTCGCGCGAGGCCTTGGCCAAGGCTGGGGTGGGGCCAGAGGGTATCGCCGCGATCGGCATCACCAACCAGCGCGAGACCGTGGTGCTGTGGGACCGCGCCACGGGGGAAGCGCTCCATAACGCCATCGTCTGGCAGGATCGGCGCACGGCGGACATCTGCGCCGGGCTTCAGGCGCAGGGGCATCAGCCTTTCGTGCACGAGAAGACCGGTCTGCTGCTGGACCCCTACTTTTCGGCGACCAAGATCGCCTGGCTGCTCGACAACATCCCCGGCGCCCGGGAACGGGCCGAGCGGGGTGAACTGGCGGCAGGGACCATCGACACGTTCCTGCTGTGGCGACTGACGGAAGGGCGTAGCCACAAGACCGACGTGACCAACGCCAGCCGCACCTTGCTGTTCGATATCGTCTCGCAGCGCTGGTGCCCGGAATTGCTCAGGCTGTTCCGCGTGCCTGCCGCGCTGTTGCCGGAAGTGTGCGCCAGCGCGGACGACTTTGGCACGACCACCCTGCTCGGCGGCAATATCCCCATTTGCGGCGTGGCGGGCGACCAGCAGGCGGCGCTGGTCGGGCAGTCATGCCTTGCGCAGGGGCAGGCCAAGATCACCTATGGCACGGGCGGCTTCATGCTGCTCAACACCGGCACCACCGTGGCGCGTTCGCGCAGCCGCCTGCTCAGCACGATTGCCTATCGCATCGATGGCAAGACGCACTACGCGGTCGAAGGTTCGCTGTTCGTGGCCGGCGCTGCCATCAAGTGGCTGCGCGATGGGCTGGGGATCATCGTGGCGGCAAAGCAGACCCAGGAGATGGCAGCGCGCCTGCCCGACAATGGCGGCGTCTACATGGTGCCGGCCTTTGTCGGGCTCGGCGCGCCGCATTGGTGCACCGAGGCGCGGGGCATGCTGGCAGGGCTGACGTTCGATTCCAGCGCCGCGCACATTGCTCGCGCGGCACTGGAATCCGTGGCCTACCAGACCGCAGATCTGGTTGCCGCGATGGCGGATGACGGGGTCGAAGAAGGGGCGGGGGCGCTTTCCTCGCTTCGCGTTGATGGCGGGATGGCGGCCAATGACTGGTTGTGCCAGTTCCTGGCCGACATGCTGGACATCACCGTGGAGCGGCCGGCGAACCTGGAGACGACGGCACTGGGTGCGGCCATGCTTGCGGGGCATCATTGCGGTGGCTGGCCCGACGCGCTTGACGGATCAGCCGCTGTCGAAGGCCTGACGCGATTTGAGCCGACGATGGCACGCGACCAACGCGCCCGGCTGACGAGCGAATGGCGTGCTGCAATCCGGCGTGCAACACTTGCATGA
- the glpD gene encoding glycerol-3-phosphate dehydrogenase: MTVSYPAFDPNQIFDLLVIGGGINGVGIARDATGRGLRVLLVERDDLASHTSSASTKLIHGGLRYLEYYEFRLVRESLQERERLIRIAPQISWPLRFVLPQPEGGRPGWMIRIGLFLYDHIAGRHSLPKSHGVNLRDPNWGKGLKPGLSKGFVYSDAWVDDARLVVLNAIDAAQRGATILTGTAVSGAEQQGDAWAVTLEPNADAPAPAIAAPCTVRARTIVNAAGPWVASMLGSLSGAQRDGAIKLVKGSHIVVPRIYPGDHAFILQQDDGRIVFTIPYEGEFTLVGTTDVAVGEEERARPKISAEEIAYLCAASNRYFERQIAPADVVWTYSGVRPLFDDGQEDAKAVTRDYVLKLGRAEGPQVLSVFGGKLTTYRRLAEHALDDLRPWMAGSGKAWTDTVPLPGGDLGTGGFAAFLKLARERWPFVPAQTMERMAHAYGTRIAMILGEAQGWQDLGSDFGGGLTEAEVRYLQAYEWARSAEDVLWRRSKLGLTAAPDMAEKLAFWFKANA; this comes from the coding sequence ATGACAGTGTCTTACCCCGCGTTTGACCCGAACCAGATCTTTGATCTGCTGGTCATCGGCGGCGGCATCAACGGCGTGGGCATTGCCCGCGATGCCACGGGCCGCGGCCTGCGCGTGCTGCTGGTGGAGCGCGACGATCTGGCATCGCACACCTCGTCGGCCAGTACCAAGCTGATCCACGGCGGCTTGCGCTATCTCGAATACTACGAGTTCCGCCTTGTGCGCGAATCGCTGCAGGAGCGCGAGCGGCTGATCAGGATCGCGCCGCAGATCAGCTGGCCGCTGCGCTTCGTTCTGCCGCAGCCCGAAGGCGGGCGTCCGGGCTGGATGATCCGGATCGGCCTGTTTCTCTACGATCATATCGCCGGGCGGCACAGCCTGCCCAAATCACACGGGGTGAACCTGCGCGATCCGAACTGGGGCAAGGGACTGAAGCCGGGGCTGTCCAAGGGCTTTGTCTATTCCGATGCCTGGGTCGACGATGCGCGGCTCGTGGTGCTCAATGCGATTGACGCTGCGCAGCGCGGCGCGACGATCCTGACCGGAACGGCAGTGTCCGGGGCCGAGCAGCAGGGCGATGCATGGGCGGTGACGCTGGAGCCGAACGCCGATGCTCCCGCGCCGGCCATCGCTGCGCCGTGCACGGTGCGGGCACGCACAATCGTCAACGCCGCCGGGCCATGGGTGGCGAGCATGCTGGGTTCGCTTTCCGGGGCGCAGCGCGATGGCGCGATCAAGCTGGTCAAGGGCAGCCATATCGTCGTGCCCCGGATCTATCCCGGCGATCACGCCTTCATCCTGCAGCAGGACGACGGTCGGATCGTCTTCACGATTCCCTACGAAGGCGAGTTCACTCTGGTGGGCACGACCGACGTTGCCGTGGGCGAGGAGGAGCGGGCGCGGCCGAAGATCAGTGCGGAAGAGATCGCCTATCTCTGCGCGGCGTCGAACCGGTATTTCGAACGGCAGATCGCGCCTGCCGATGTGGTGTGGACCTATTCGGGCGTGCGCCCGCTGTTCGATGACGGGCAGGAGGACGCCAAGGCGGTGACGCGCGATTACGTGCTGAAGCTGGGACGTGCGGAGGGCCCGCAGGTGTTGAGCGTGTTCGGCGGCAAGCTGACCACCTATCGCCGCCTTGCCGAACATGCGCTCGATGATCTCAGGCCGTGGATGGCAGGATCGGGAAAGGCGTGGACCGATACCGTGCCGCTTCCCGGCGGCGATCTGGGGACGGGCGGCTTTGCCGCATTCCTGAAGCTGGCGCGCGAGCGCTGGCCGTTTGTGCCGGCGCAGACCATGGAGCGCATGGCCCATGCCTATGGCACGCGGATCGCGATGATCCTTGGGGAAGCGCAAGGATGGCAGGACCTCGGCAGTGATTTCGGCGGGGGTTTGACCGAGGCCGAAGTGCGGTATCTGCAGGCGTACGAATGGGCGCGCAGCGCCGAGGACGTGCTATGGCGGCGCAGCAAGCTGGGTCTCACGGCGGCGCCTGATATGGCGGAGAAGCTGGCGTTCTGGTTCAAGGCCAACGCTTGA